Proteins from a genomic interval of Fusarium oxysporum Fo47 chromosome I, complete sequence:
- a CDS encoding peptidase family S58-domain-containing protein: MATSMSHQQTRGRLRDVIPEAHLGFWPPGPKNGITDVPGVLAHTTTIRDKSGQINTGLTTILPRKDWFHTACHAGVFRLNGSGEMTGTHWIEESGLLHSPILITNSFAVGPCYTGIYKYAIEHYGKGEQGVDWFLLPVVAETFDGHLNDLRQFAVTPEHVVDSITNASEEPIAEGNVGGGTGMLCQGWKGGTGTSSRIVAGENETSYTVAALVQANYGRLQHLHISGVPVGRILQKRNASSKAAAAHDAEYDEAKNKKDGSIIVILATDAPLLPVQLQRLAKRATMGLARVGSYAHNPSGDLFLAFSTAAEIPVQTVTGQHRAVDPFKPGMINIEATDNQTINGLFEAAADATEEAIYNALTMAETMTGNMGRTVKALPLQATREIIARFKEVEGSFV; encoded by the coding sequence ATGGCAACGAGTATGTCCCATCAGCAAACCCGCGGCAGGCTCCGCGATGTCATACCAGAAGCGCATCTTGGGTTTTGGCCACCTGGTCCGAAAAATGGCATCACAGACGTGCCCGGTGTCCTTGCCCACACGACCACTATCCGTGACAAGAGTGGGCAAATTAACACGGGATTAACGACCATCCTCCCTCGGAAAGACTGGTTCCACACGGCCTGCCATGCCGGCGTCTTCCGTCTCAACGGATCAGGAGAAATGACTGGGACACATTGGATCGAGGAAAGCGGTCTCTTGCACTCGCCCATCCTTATCACCAACAGCTTTGCCGTAGGGCCATGTTATACCGGCATCTACAAGTACGCAATTGAACATTACGGAAAGGGTGAGCAGGGCGTCGATTGGTTCCTGCTGCCAGTCGTCGCCGAGACGTTTGACGGGCACCTCAACGACCTGAGACAGTTTGCTGTGACGCCAGAACACGTTGTGGACAGTATCACCAATGCTTCCGAGGAGCCGATTGCAGAGGGGAACGTGGGCGGCGGGACAGGCATGCTGTGTCAAGGGTGGAAAGGCGGCACCGGGACCAGCAGTAGAATTGTGGCTGGGGAAAACGAGACGTCGTACACGGTTGCCGCCCTTGTCCAGGCCAACTATGGGAGACTCCAGCATTTGCACATCTCGGGCGTCCCGGTCGGACGGATCCTGCAAAAGAGAAACGCAAGCAGCAAGGCCGCCGCTGCTCATGATGCAGAGTACGACGAGGCAAAGAACAAAAAGGATGGgtccatcatcgtcattctTGCCACGGATGCGCCGCTTCTTCCTGTTCAGCTCCAGCGGTTGGCCAAGCGAGCGACCATGGGCCTTGCGCGTGTGGGCAGTTATGCTCACAACCCTTCGGGGGATCTGTTTCTTGCGTTTTCCACAGCTGCCGAGATACCCGTGCAGACAGTCACCGGCCAGCACAGGGCCGTTGATCCTTTCAAGCCTGGGATGATTAACATAGAAGCAACCGACAACCAGACTATTAATGGCCTCTTTGAAGCAGCAGCGGATGCTACAGAAGAGGCTATATATAATGCGCTCACTATGGCTGAGACAATGACAGGCAATATGGGCCGCACGGTAAAAGCCCTGCCATTGCAAGCCACCAGGGAAATTATAGCCAGATTTAAAGAAGTTGAGGGTTCATTCGTGTAA
- a CDS encoding cytochrome P450, which translates to MTASLSILGGLLLSLWLLTIIYRVLFHPLAKFPGPKLAAVSDIWYALKWTSGRYPFIMEETHRKYGDVVRIAPNELSFASVQAYHDIYGHALKDKKRFIKGSWYDVAGDHPGIVSVRDPVQHSRQRKYLSHAFSAKSLRGQETLIHGYVDLFLGQLRDLAFGESFSAVAEGRSHFWVSLIIDASYAMMLSGLRKRVPLVNLYLPFVVPKDASVIHRKHMALTREKMLKRLEMPNSEDRGDFFSHLLRKGGNKVPEPELCQQSNTLIVAGSETTATCLTGIVFCLLSNVSCLEALSNEVHSRFQSDTEITGDATADLKYLSAVIEEGLRIFPPAPFGLPRVSPGAIIDGHYIPPGVVVSVDHWTTKHDGRYWKDPHAFIPERWIDGGFGDTKQASQPFSLGPRACLGINLAYLEMRIIIAKMVYHFDWELVNNEVDLFRDSKLYLLWKKPRLLVRFHPHN; encoded by the exons ATGACAGCCAGCTTGAGCATTCTTGGTGGCCTTTTG CTTTCACTATGGCTTCTAACCATTATATACCGCGTTTTATTCCACCCGCTTGCAAAGTTCCCAGGTCCTAAATTGGCGGCCGTTTCCGAC ATCTGGTACGCCCTAAAATGGACCTCCGGTCGATATCCGTTCATCATGGAAGAAACGCATCGTAAATATG GCGATGTGGTGCGCATTGCCCCCAATGAACTTTCCTTCGCTAGTGTGCAGGCCTATCACGATATCTACGGACATGCGCTTAAAGATAAGAAGAGGTTCATCAAAGGTTCTTGGTACGATGTAGCTGGAGACCACCCGGGTATCGTCAGCGTCAGAGACCCCGTACAACACTCGCGGCAAAGGAAGTATCTATCTCATGCATTCAGCGCCAAATCTTTACGCGGTCAAGAAACACTGATTCATGGTTATGTGGATCTATTCCTGGGCCAATTGC GTGACCTCGCATTTGGCGAGTCTTtttctgctgttgctgaaggGCGATCACACTTCTGGGTGTCACTCATTATTGATGCATCTTATGCCATGATGCTCTCAGGGTTGAGAAAACGTGTTCCTCTCGTCAACCTGTATCTACCATTTGTGGTCCCGAAAGATGCCAGTGTTATTCATCGAAAACATATGGCCTTGACTCGcgagaagatgctgaaaCGGCTTGAGATGCCCAATTCCGAAGACCGCGGAGATTTCTTCTCGCATCTGTTGCGCAAAGGTGGCAATAAAGTTCCGGAGCCTGAGCTTTGCCAACAATCCAATACACTTATTGTGGCTGGGTCGGAAACCACAGCTACATGCCTCACCGGGATTGTCTTTTGCCTACTGTCAAATGTGTCGTGTTTGGAGGCTCTTTCTAACGAAGTCCATTCGCGATTCCAGTCGGACACAGAGATCACAGGAGACGCTACTGCAGATTTAAAGTACCTCTCTGCAGTTATTGAAGAAGGGCTTCGAATCTTTCCGCCTGCGCCTTTCGGTCTTCCACGTGTTTCGCCCGGTGCTATAATAGACGGCCACTACATTCCTCCAGGCGTCGTTGTGAGTGTAGATCACTGGACTACCAAGCATGATGGACGCTACTGGAAAGATCCACACGCTTTTATACCAGAGCGTTGGATCGATGGGGGTTTTGGAGACACGAAGCAGGCCAGTCAACCCTTCTCACTTGGCCCGAGAGCTTGTTTAGGCATCAACCTGGCGTATCTTGAAATGAGGATTATTATCGCCAAGATGGTGTATCATTTTGACTGGGAATTGGTGAACAATGAAGTTGATTTGTTCAGGGATTCAAAGCTATACTTGCTGTGGAAAAAACCACGTTTGTTGGTCCGTTTCCACCCTCATAATTAG
- a CDS encoding major facilitator superfamily domain-containing protein produces MGGITQQDTTSPPDVHLPQSSGASNESKNEAAEGNTPNSNDEEAVAEFKPSFRFWIILANLSLLIFLATLENTIIGTALPFIVEDLKIGSNYVWVAHIQLLTGTSVLPLTAQLANIFGRRWVTIVVTSLFIVGCVMCGAATNEAMMLAGRGIQGVASQNCVMLTEMVISDLVPLRERSKYIGMTLSLAAFSLISGPIISGALVNNVSWRWIFYINVPIAGVALIGLYLFLHVKWNRNETIMTKLHRIDWVGNIIITGSSISVLLALTWAHVVYPWDSPEVLAPLIIGIIGVVVFFVWEAKWATEPVVPLRIFKHWSSILLYIETFMCNFCLFLPAYFLPLFFQGVMASSAGRTGVQMIPLTAFMMPSMIFTAVALPKVAKYKVFHVVGFTLLTVGQGIFSTLKREDSNAEWVFKLFVQPIGTGFLAGSTLPAIQSWTAEADMAAATAGFTYIRGMAMIFGIAIPSTIFNIFISKYSSRIDDPEVRALLNAGDAFALGSKDFVMSFDDPVQSQIRETFQLAIQKAFQPTIAFAGIGFVLACICRDNRLRSELETLYGLEEKRKKEGTVEEATNIRTTVEKVEGDK; encoded by the exons ATGGGTGGCATCACTCAACAAGACACCACGTCTCCGCCAGACGTGCATCTTCCCCAGTCCAGCGGCGCTAGCAACGAGAGCAAAAACGAAGCAGCAGAGGGCAACACCCCGAATAGtaatgatgaagaggccGTGGCCGAATTCAAGCCATCCTTTCGCTTCTGGATCATCCTGGCGAACCTATCACTCCTTATCTTCCTCGCTACGCTCGAGAACACCATCATTGGGACCGCGTTGCCGTTTATTGTGGAGGACCTGAAGATCGGAAGCAACTACGTCTGGGTTGCTCACATACAGTTGCTCACCGG AACCTCTGTGTTGCCCCTGACAGCACAACTCGCCAACATCTTCGGCCGCCGCTGGGTGACCATCGTCGTCACTTCGCTTTTCATTGTCGGTTGTGTTATGTGCGGAGCCGCCACGAATGAGGCAATGATGCTGGCTGGTCGAGGTATCCAGGGCGTTGCGAGCCAGAATTGTGTCATGCTTACAGAAATGGTCATCTCGGATCTCGTCCCCTTGAGAGAGCGTTCCAAGTACATCGGCATGACGCTCAGTTTAGCGGCGTTTTCTCTCATCTCGGGACCTATTATTAGTGGTGCCCTTGTTAACAACGTGTCCTGGCGATGG ATCTTCTATATCAATGTCCCCATTGCTGGTGTCGCACTAATCGGCCTTTACCTCTTCCTCCACGTCAAGTGGAACCGAAATGAGACCATCATGACCAAGCTCCACCGCATCGACTGGGTTGGCAACATCATTATCACCGGCTCTAGTATCAGTGTTCTCCTTGCCTTGACGTGGGCACATGTCGTATATCCTTGGGACTCACCAGAGGTCCTTGCACCGCTCATCATAGGCATTATCGGTGTAgttgtcttcttcgtctgggAGGCCAAGTGGGCTACCGAGCCTGTCGTCCCGCTTCGCATATTCAAACACTGGAGCTCCATCCTGCTGTACATCGAAACCTTCATGTGCAACTTCTGCCTTTTCTTACCGGCCTACTTCCTACCATTGTTTTTCCAGGGCGTCATGGCCTCGTCTGCAGGCCGAACAGGTGTACAGATGATCCCGCTGACAGCATTCATGATGCCCAGCATGATCTTTACCGCCGTTGCTCTTCCAAAGGTTGCCAAGTACAAGGTTTTCCACGTCGTTGGCTTTACTCTTCTCACGGTAGGGCAAGGCATCTTCTCGACGCTCAAGCGAGAAGACTCAAACGCCGAGTGGGTATTCAAACTCTTTGTTCAGCCCATCGGTACAGGCTTTTTGGCTGGCTCAACGCTTCCGGCTATCCAGTCATGGACAGCTGAGGCGGACATGGCAGCGGCAACGGCCGGATTCACCTACATCCGAGGCATGGCCATGATCTTCGGCATTGCTATACCCAGcacaatcttcaacatctttATTTCAAAATACTCGTCCCGCATCGACGACCCCGAAGTTCGCGCTCTTTTGAATGCAGGCGACGCCTTCGCTCTTGGATCCAAGGATTTCGTCATGAGTTTCGATGATCCCGTGCAGAGCCAGATCCGCGAGACGTTCCAGCTAGCGATCCAGAAGGCTTTCCAGCCAACCATCGCGTTCGCAGGCATAGGATTCGTGCTGGCTTGCATCTGCAGGGACAACAGACTAAGATCTGAACTGGAAACTCTATACGGATtagaggagaagaggaagaaggaagggACAGTAGAAGAGGCCACGAATATAAGGACGACGGTGGAAAAGGTGGAGGGAGACAAGTAG